A segment of the Marispirochaeta aestuarii genome:
TGGTCTTTGAGGCCTCCGGCGCACCTGCGGGACTCAGTTTCGCATATCAGACAGCAGCCCGGGGAGGCAGGATAGTCCAGATAGGAACCCAGCCTGACAGCGTAGCCTTGCCTGTTAATCTCGTGATGTCCAGGGAGCTTACGGTTTTTGGTTCCATGCGCTACGCCCATGTGTATCCCATGGTGCTGGATCTGATCCGTTCGGGAAAAATCGCAGTTAATGATCTGATCTCCGCGGTTTATCCCTACGATAAGATGCAGGAAGCGATGGACCGGGCGATTTCAAAGGATAAAGTCGTTAAAGTCCAGGTCGAAAGAGCATAGAAGCTATCAGGGAGCATTATTCCAATAATGCTCCCTGCATTCGAAATCACACCGTAAACTCAAGCGTGTAGCGGGTACCTCCGGTGGAATCAACACGTATGGTTCCGTCGATCTGCTTCGTGAGCAGTTTGATCAGTTCAAGACCAAACCCTGATACAAGCTCCAGGTCGTCAGGTGCAGGCAGACCGATTCCGTCATCGGCATAGACGATATTAATTGTTCCATCCTTGCGGAAAGCCTTCAGGGAGATTCTTCCGTCGGTTTTTTCTGTGAAGGCGTATTTCATGGAGTTGGTAAACATTTCACTGATCATAATTCCGATGGAAGAGAGGATTTTCGTGTCCAGTACGATATCTTCAATATCTATCTCCGTTTCAATCGCTTTTCCGGAGGAATATTGTGTTCGAAGGTCATCGATAAGGGAGGGTAGAAAAACCTTGATACTGAGCCTGGTAAAGCTGTCCGAACGGTACAGCTTATCGTAGAGAACCATCATACCCTGAATCCGGTTTGCGGCATCCTGCAGGATTTCCGGGCATGATTTGTCGCTTTTCAGTTTACTTTGAATTGATAATAAACTCCGAATAACACCCATATTGTTCTTTATACGATGATGGGCCTCTTTAAGCAGGATTTCTTTTTCATGGAGAAGAGAAGCTATCTGCTCTTCCGCCTTCTTGCGTTCCGTAATGTCCCGGGCGATACTGAGTATTGCCCGGCGTCCGCCGTAGGTTATAAGGGTGGAACAAATTTCCACCGGAATTGTGTGTCCATGTTTTGATTTATGGCTTGTCTCAAACACCTGAATTTTGTCTTCCGGGGCAGTACGAATGAGCTCGCTTATACTATCTCTGGTCATGGATGCATCAATATCAACGGGACCCATGGCACTCAGCTCTTTGCGGCTATACCCCAATTGACGCACAGCCGTTTCGTTGAAATCAATAAAATTTTCATCAAAGCCGATTACCCATACCGATTCATTCATGGCGTTTATTATGGAACGGTAATTGATCGAATCCTTGCATTCGTCCCTGTCCGCTTTTCGCTGGCTGTGTAAACGAAGAGCAGTCTCAATTGAGACGCTTAAGAGATCTGCTGTGCTGTCTGTCCCGACATAGCCGTAGGTTTGTATATTCCTGGACATGGGAATCAGCGCTGCAGCCTCGGGAGGTACCATAAGGATCAGCGGTGCATCATAATGCCTGGTAAACCGGGATGCAGCGCGGATTCCATCCTTTCCGCCGCCCATGTACAGGTTCAGCAGAATAATATCTATTTTCTTATGCTTTGCGAGGTAGTCTTCAGCCTGGGGCAAGGTATCGGAGGAAAGTACACTGAAGCCGGTACCAAGGAGGGCCTCTCTTGTCATTTCGGCAGAGTGTGCCAGGTCGTCAACCAGGAGAATTGTTATTTTTTCGGCGGGTATCATTCTCATTGGCCCTGTATTAGGATGAATAATGACAGCTTTATCATTATTGAAGTATTCGAAGAATTATAGCATTATTTCGGAAGAAATGTACACAAAAGGTGATAAACTGCACAAAGGAGATAGATGCATCTGACATGCTGCAGCCTAAACAGATTTTTCCGGATGATACTTCCTATTTTCTCCACAGACTGGAGAGTAATGTTTTTCTCTACACCCGTATTTTGTTTATCCTCGGTATCAGCAGTTTCGGGTTTCTCCTGAGAAATGCCCTTTTTTACCTTCCATATTATTATATCGCGAGATTCTATTTTTATATTTATCTGCTCGGATGCATAACATTGCTTCCGATATGGGCTGTTGTCTCCTCTCTGTTTAAAAAACGAAAATATACGGCAGTAAATAATTTGATTGTTATTTCCGCTTGTGCAGTTTATATACTGCTTGTGCTGCTCTCGGTATTGGATTCGGTTCGGATTGTAGTCAATGAACCGTCTAATGATTTCAACTTTACCGGGTATCTTTTAGGTCTTTTTATTATAGGTTTTGTTCTGCGCCTGGACTGGAAGCTTTCCTTTGCCGTCTATACAGCAGGTATCGGTCTTTTTCTGACGCTCTACTATTTCTATTCTCCCCGTGTTCTTTCCATACCATCGGTGTTACCCTTTATTGCAGTGAACATTCTCGTCCTCTATTTTTCCTATTCCCGGGAAAAGTTCTATAAAATTCTCCATGAGGACAAGACTGATTTGTTGAATCAGACATTCAGGGACAGTCTTACACAGAGTTTCAACCGCAGATATATGAAACGGGCTGTACATCAGAGCTTTGCCCATAAGATAGGAGCAAGCGTTCCGTTCTGCTGTATTTTCACAGATATCGATTTATTCAAAGATATAAACGATAAGTATGGACATGATACAGGTGACATGATTCTCATTGAATTCTCAAAGATATTGCAGACCGAAACCAGGAGTATGGACTCAGTGATACGATATGGGGGTGAGGAATTTCTGATTCTTCTTTCGAACACCCGGCTGGAAGAGGCCAGGGGAATTGCTGATCGCATGCGGCGCGGTATCGAGGAAACCAGTTTCTGTGAAAACAGAGTCAATGTAACCGCAAGCTTTGGTGTTACAGAGGCAGATGACAGGGATACGGAAGAAAGCATCATTCAGAGAGCGGATTCCCTGCTTTACAAGGCGAAACGGGAAGGGAGAAACAGGGTCTGTGCAGGATAAGAAAAGAATTTCGATTATTCTGTCGAGGTGGGTCCATATCTGGGTCCACTTTTTTTCTAATAAAAAAACCGGATCGAATGATCCGGATTAATTCTTTATCCTGTAAGGATTTCTCCTTGCGGCGAACTGGACTTGAACCAGCACGGCATTGCTGCCACTAGCCCCTCAAGCTAGCGTGTCTACCAATTTCACCACCGCCGCAAAATGTACGCAGATAGTACCGATTTTGCGGCAGGGTGTCAAGCATATTCAGGCAGGAAATTTCCTTAATCTCCGGTCTTTACTGCAGTTCTCCCAGCTTGTCGACCAGCCCTTCAAAACGCTTCATGGCGTTTCTGACGGGATCCGGCGAGGACATATCCACACCGGCAAGCTGCAGGGATTCCAGAGGATACCGGGAACCTCCGGACTTCAGGAATGACAGGTAGTCCTCCCGTTCACGGTCGCCTCCGGACAGGACCCTGTCGGCGAGGGCGATGGCAGCGGAAAGTCCGGTGGCGTATTTATATACATAGAAAGCACGGTAAAAATGGGGAATCCTCAATCCTTCGATGTCGGAAACCTCTTCCAGCTTCATCTCGGGACCGAAGTATTCTTCCATAAGCCTGCGATAGGTACTTCGCAGAGATTCCAGGGTAAGGGGAGTGCCCTCTTCTCCCATTTTGTGGACCAGATGCTCGAACTCCGCAAACATGGTCTGCCGGAAGATTGTTGCGACTATCTCGTCTATCTGTTTACCCACAAGATAGGACTTCATCTCTTCGCTTTCAGCTCTGTCCATCAGGTATTTGCCCAGAAGCTGTTCGTTGAAGGTGGAGGCAACCTCGGCTTCAAAAATGGTGTAGTCGTAATGCTGAAAAGGGTTGTTCCGTACGCTGTACCAGGAGTGCATTGAGTGGCCGCCCTCATGGGCCAGGGTAAAGACGTCCCTGAATACATCATCCTTGTAATTCATGAGGATGTATGGTTCTCCGTGGTAACTGCCTGCAGAGAAGGCGCCGGAACGTTTTCCCTTGTTTTCGTAACGGTCGACCCAGCGCCCGAGGAGTCCCTGTTTCAGGGTGTCGCAGTACTCATCTCCCAGGGGAGCAAGGGCCGGGATGATGGTATCAACAGCCTCTTCATAGCTGTGCCGGACACGTATTTTCGGCGTAAGGGGAACGTAGACGTCCCAGTGACGCAGCGTATCGATTCCCAGTTTCTCCCTGCGAAGGGAGTAGTACCGGTGCAGTACCGGCAGGTTTTCATGAATCACCGCAATAAGGTTATCGTAGACCTCCTCGTCAACCTTATCGGGAAACAGAGCGGCAGCCCGGGCAGAGGGATAATTCCTTACCTTCGCCCTGTAGATATCCAGATGCACGCTGCCGGAATAAAGGGCTGCCAGGGTGTTTTTATGGGCCTGGTAATGCCCGTAGAACTGACGGTAGGCCTTTTCCCGCAGGTTGCGGTCAGGATCCATCAGAAAAGCCGAAAAGGTGCTCTGGGTAAGAGGTTTCGGTCCCTCCTCCGTTTCAATTTCTCCAAAATCAAGATCCACGTCGGTAAGGGCCTTGAAGCTTTTGGATGCAGTCTGGTTGGCCTCGGACTGCATGGAAAGAAGGCGCTCCTCTTTTTCACCCAGGGTGTGGGGTTTGAAACGGAGCATCTTGCCCAGCATAATGCTATATTCAGCGACCCCGGGATCTTGCAGAAAACCTTCCATGACAGTGTCGGGAAGGGCGAGAATCTCGGGACGGAAATAACTCATGGCACTGTTCGATTCCGTTGCAGCCCGCATAAAGCGGGCAAAACGTGCCTGGTGTTCATCACTGCCTCCGTCCTCCGAAGTCCGCAGATAGGCATAGGAGCCGAGGCGTTCCCCGAGCTCCTCGTGTTGAATCAGTGTTTCCAGGACCCTGGAGAGGTGTTCCGCCGAGTTCCCGAGGCTTCCTTTGAAGGATTCAATTTTTTTTATCTGTCCGGTAAACTCTTCAAGGGATTCTTCCCAGTCCCGGGAAGACGGAAAAAGTCCGCCCAGGTCCCAGGTATATGCTTCATTGATCTCTTCGCGCTTTGGTATGGTATGCGACATACAATTCTCCTTATTTTCTGGCAATGCTTATCAGCCTTTGTGCGTTATGATCATAGGGACGTCCGTCAAATCCCCCTTTAATGCAGACACTTTCAAAACCGCAGTTCAACAGGAGTTCCTTCAGTTCCAGTGCCGAGTAGATACGGTGGGAGAACCGGAAATTGTAATTTTCCTTCGGGCCCTTCAGGCTCCATATATTATTGAGGGTGGAAAAATCATCTTCGATTGTATATTCTCCCCGCACCGTGTAGCCGTCCATTTCATACTCTTCGGCGGCTACAAAGTCCCTGGACAGGATTTCCTTCCCGTTAACATCGATTACAAAAGCTCCTCCGGGCTTTAGAGATTCCCTTATATTCTCTATATAACGAAGCTCTTCCTGCTGATCGGAAAAGAACCCGAAGGATGTAAACAGGTTAAGGGCCAGGTCGTAGTAATCCGGTCTCCGGAAAAACCGTACATCCTGCAGCATAAACTCTATATCCAGCTCTTCTGCAGCCGCGGTTTCCCGGGCTGCTTCAATGTAGCCCCTGGTCCGGTCTATAGCGGTTACCTGGTAACCGCGGCGGGCGAATTCCAGGGAGTGGCGACCCACACCGCAGCAGGAATCGAGGACCCTGCTGCCGGCTTCTGTACAGGTCATGCTTATAATCGATGCAACCTCTCCGGGGGTTTCCGCCCAGCGCTGGGGATCAAACATGACGGGAGCAAAGCGCAGCCAGAATTGATCGTCCTCAAACCACTCCAAGATCATCTCCATAGGACTGCAGGAATTTTCGCAGTGCAGAACCCGCTTTTCCCCGGTGGGAGATCCTGTTCTTCTCCTCTTCAGAAAGCTCCGCCATGGTCCTTCCTGTTTCAGGTATGAAAAAAACGGGATCATAGCCAAAACCGCCGCTGCCCCGGGGAGCCTCGGCGATTATACCCCGGCAGGTTTCCTGAAAAATAAAATACCGTAAATCATCGATGTAAAAAACGAGGGAGCAGACAAAAGCTGCATTTCGGTTTGTCTTTCCCTGAAGATTGCGCAGGAGTAATTCGTACTTTTCCTGTGAAGAGAGGCTCGTTCCCTCATCTTCTCCGTAGCGGGCGGAGCGGATGCCGGGAGCACCGTCCAGGGCTTCCACGCAGAGGCCTGAATCATCGGCAATAACCGGACGACCCTCTGCCCGGGCGTGCAGAAAAGCAGCCTTGATAAGACTGTTTTCACAGAAGCTCGCACCCGTCTCTTCACATTCAAAAGAGGTCCCCAGATCCTCGGGTATCACTATACGGTGCTCAGGCAGGATAGCCTGGAATTCATCCCGTTTGTGCCTGTTGCCTGTTGCCAGTAATAATTCCATGGACCTACTGTACAAAAAAAACAGCGTATCGTGAAGCTTTATTGTGAGGATACCTCTTTATCTCCGGCTTTAATCAAGGCTGTTCGAAGATAATGGAGACCGGAATCAACTGATCCCTTCGGTATGGAAAGTACCCTGGCTATCTCGGAATGGGTCGGGGCCATGGGTACATTGTGCAGTTCCTTCGTTAAGGCTCTCATTCGTCTGCGGGCAGCATGGTAACGCCGGTGGTACTGCTGACGTTCCTCGGTGACAAAGCAGTTGTCGCCGGCATTCTGATACATATGGGCCCGGGCCATATTTTCTTTTCGTAAAAGACTGAGCCGTAAATGACGCCTGCTTCTGGCATGCATACTGTCGCGCAGATGTTCAATCTTTTCATAGAGCCAGTTGTAGCTGACCCCTGTCGCTTCCGCGGTCTTTCTGATGTGGGCTGGAGAACAGAACCAGGCGTTTTTACAGACAAGACAGAGGAGTCTTCGGCGGAGATATTCAAGCTGTATTTTCCGCTTGTCATCGACGGAAAAATACTCTCGGTACTCAGGATCTATTGCTGTATCGCTGTCCGATGGCAGCTTATCGACAGCTTCCGGTTCAAGACCATCGAAGTACATCTTTTCGCTGTAATTCCTCAAGGTCTGTTGTCGTTTACTGTTGTAAAAATAGGTACATGTGGCCCGGCGTATGGACATATGGAGATATACCTCAAAAGGACTGCCGCGGTATACGAAGGAATCGATCATTTTCGGAATGCGTCGATAGATTTCGCAGAAGATCTCGGAGGCGGTGTCCGCTTCCTCCTTGAATTTATTATGCAGAAAATTATAGGAGAAGATGGAGATTTGGTTGATTACATGGGTTCTTGAAACCCGTCCTTCCTGGTACGCGAGAATGATCGGGGTCAATTTTTCTTTCATACACTTTCCTCATTGGATACTGCCCTCCCGGACCAACATAAAAGCAAAGTGCGTGCCAAAGGTTTTAAATGTGGTGTTTAGATTAAAAAAAGGCAGTCTCCCCCCAGAAACGGAAACTGCCTGTTACAATCAGTTACAAAAGAGTGAAGAATTCCCCGGATGAAGCGTTTACATACAGACCGGAGAACCTAAAAATTCTTTATTGCCGTTAATTTATGCTCCCTGAAAATCTTGTTTCCATGTTCAGTATCGTCAACCTTGAAAATTACCACCGCCTTGTTGTTCTTGTTTTCCAGGGATGAATACAAATATTCAATATTGACGCCGGTCTTGTGGAAGAGCTCCATAATCTCGGCAAGTCCTCCCGGCCGGTCCTCCAGTTCAATGGCAAATACGTCGGTAACCTTTGCGGTGAATCCCTTTTTATCCAGGGCGTCCAGGGCTTTGTGGGGATTGTCTACCACTATCCGTAAAATACCGAAGTCAGCGGTATCGGCAATTGTTGCGGCCCTCATATTCACGCCGGCATCACCCAGGGTCTTGGTTACCTCCGCGAGACGGCCGGATTTATTTTCCAGAAATACGGAAATCTGCTGTATTGTCATTTCTTCCTCCTGCAGGCTTATATCTGCCGTTTATCTATTACACGGGTTGCTTTGCCGATGCTTCTCTCCAGGGATTTTGGTTCCACCAGTCTGATAATCGCACCGATTCCCAGACTTGAGCGGATCTCTTCGGAAATCTTGCTGCGGATTCTCTCGAGTCCCTTTGTTTCGTCGCTGAAGAAGCTCTCTTCCACTTCAACACGGATCTCTACCTCATCAAGATGAGTACTCCCGCGGTCGACGACGATCTGATAATGGGGCTGGGTTTCTTCAATCCGGATGAGTACTTCCTCAATCTGGGAGGGGAATATATTGACCCCACGGATTATCAGCATGTCGTCGGTCCGTCCCAGAAGGCGGTGCATCTTTATTGTTGTTCTGCCGCAGGAACAGGTCTCCCGGTACAGATAGGTGATATCCCGGGTGCGGTAGCGCAGTATGGGGGTACCTTCCTTGGTAAGGGTTGTAAAAACCAGCTCTCCCTTTTCTCCCGGGGGAAGGACCTCTCCGGTTTCAGGATTTATTATCTCGGGATAGAAAAAATCTTCATTGATGTGGAGCCCGTCCTGGACTTCGCATTCCGCTGCAACCCCCGGGCCGATAATCTCGGTAAGCCCGTAGATATCATGGGCTGTAAGGCTGAGCTTGTTTTCGATCTCCCGCCGCATGTTGTCGCTCCATGGTTCCGCCCCGAAGCAGCCGGCCTTCAGGGGCAGGGACCTGAAGTCTATGCCTTCCTCTGCCGCGGTCTCTGCAAGAAAAAGCGAATAGGAGGGGGTACAGGTCAGAAGGGTGGTGCCGAAGTCCCGCATGATCATGAGCTGACGCTTGGTATTGCCGGCGGATATGGGAATAACGTTTGCTCCCAGCATCCTGGCCCCATAGTGGACGCCCAGTCCTCCGGTGAAAAGGCCGTAGCCGTAGGCGTTCTGTATAACGTCCCCGGGGCCTGCTCCGGCCATGGCGAGGGTTCTGGCCATGGCGTGGGACCAGGTTTCTATGTCCCGCCGGGTATAGGCTCCGACTACCGGGGTTCCCGTTGTTCCCGAAGAGGTATGAACCTCGACTATTTCCGATTCGTCCACCGCAAGCAGGCCGTAGGGATAGGTTTCCCTGAGCTCCTGCTTGGTGGTAAAGGGTATTTTGCTAATATCCTCGAGACTGTTGATGTCCGAAGGCCGAATCCCCGCCTCGTCAAACTTTCGCCGGTAAAAGGGCACCCGGATATAGAGCCGGGTAACCAGTTCCTGCAGTCGCTGGAGCTGCAGTGCCCGAAGCGATTCCGGATCGCGGTATTCAGCGGATCTGTCCCAAACCATTTTTCCTCCTCTTTGTTACATTCTGGGGCGTTGGTCCAGTACCCGTACTGCCTTGCCCTCGGCAACAGGCAGGAAACCGGGTTCATGAAGCTCCACCGTGGGATTGATACTGATGGAGACCTTCAGGTTTTCTGCAATTCTGGAACTCAGGGCCTTCAGGTCTCTGGTGTCGTCGGTAAAAATGTTTTTTCCGACCTCGGTTTTTACAATCAGTTTGTCCAGAGCGCCCATCTTCTGAACAACAATCTGGTAGTTTGTGCCTATCTCGGGCATGGCCATGATTACCTCCTCGATCTGGGAGGGAAAAACATTCACGCCGTTGATGATCAGCATATCGTCGGTGCGCCCGGTAAAACGCTGAATCCTGCGATGGGTCCGTCCGCAGGGACACTTATCCGGATATACTGCGGTGATGTCCCGGGTGCGGTAGCGGAGGAGGGGGGTGGCCTGACGGCACAGGGTCGTAAGCACCAGTTCGCCGTATTCTCCGTCCTCGACCTGATCGAGGCTCTCGCGGTCGATGATCTCCATGATGTAGTTGTCTTCCCACACGTGCATCCCCTGCTTGAAAACACATTCGAAGGCGACCCCGGGACCGTTCATCTCGCTGAGGCCGTAGGAATTGTACACGTCTATGGAAAAGAGCTCTTCGATCTTCCGGCGGATATCCTCACTGTGGGGTTCCGCACCCACCAGCGCCTTTTTCAGGGCCAGATCCTCAAGCCTGATGCCTTCCGCCTCCATCCGTGAGGCAAGATGCAGCATATAACTGGGGGTTGCATGGACGACGGTTGTGCCGAAGTCCTTCATGAGTTTGAACTGTCGTTTGGTGTTGCCGGAACTGGCGGGAATTACCAGGAGACCTGCAGCCTCCGCGCCGTAATGGAGTCCCAGGCCTCCGGTAAAGAGGCCGTAGGTCATCATGTTCTGAAAAACATCCCTGCGCTGTGCACCGGTACAGAGAATGGAACGGGCCGAAAGGGCGGTCCAGGCATCGAGGTCATGCTGATTATGATAGATGACCGTCGGCGTTCCGGTGGTTCCGGAGGATGCATGCAGACGCACAACATCGTCCAGGGGTATGGAGAGCATCCCGTAGGGAAAGGCGCTTCTGAGGTCATCCTTGCTCGTGTAAGGTATTTTCTTCAGGTCTTCCAGGGATTCGATGTCTTCGGGCCTGCTTATGCCGATTCCACCGAGACGCCGGGAGTAAAAAGGAGTCTTGAGGGCATGTCCCACGGTTTCCCGCAGTCGTGCAAGTTGAAGTTTTTCCAACTCCTCCCTGGGAACGGTTTCGACGGCCGTCATGATCCGGCTCCGCAGGCCTCCGCCAGGCTGAGTTCAAAGGCCCTGCGGTTCGCCTCCTGCACCTTTTCTCCCTTGGATCGGAAGCGTTCGTCGATGGCGGCAATGAAGTTCTCCCTGCTTATGGGTATTGATTCGGAAGCAGCTCCGATCATGACGATGTTAACCGCCTTGAGGCTTCCGGACTCCCGGGCAATGCTGCGGGCATCGACAATCCGTGCCCCGGGCTGGGAAAGTATTTCTTCCCGGATTTTATCCATACCGGGATAGACCGGAATATTCTCCACCCCCTCAGCGGCGCTGATGAGACTCCCCGAAGGGGAGAGGTAACTGATGTGCCGCAGGGCCTCCAGGGGTTCCATGCTCAGGAGCAGATCTCCTCCCGCAAGAGGGATAAGGTCCGAATCTATGGGTCCGTCGGACAGGCGCAGGTGCGAAACCACCGCTCCTCCGCGCTGGGACATCCCGTGAATTTCCGACTGGCGGACCGTCAGCCCCTGCTTCAGGGCGGCGGAAGCTATGATGGCGGCGACGCTCAGGGTTCCCTGTCCGCCGACGCCTGCAAGAATTATGTCGTATTTCATTACGCCTGTCCCTCCTGGGCAGCCTTCTTTTTATCCCGCTTTGCAGTTTCGATGCATTCCCGG
Coding sequences within it:
- a CDS encoding sensor histidine kinase; this encodes MIPAEKITILLVDDLAHSAEMTREALLGTGFSVLSSDTLPQAEDYLAKHKKIDIILLNLYMGGGKDGIRAASRFTRHYDAPLILMVPPEAAALIPMSRNIQTYGYVGTDSTADLLSVSIETALRLHSQRKADRDECKDSINYRSIINAMNESVWVIGFDENFIDFNETAVRQLGYSRKELSAMGPVDIDASMTRDSISELIRTAPEDKIQVFETSHKSKHGHTIPVEICSTLITYGGRRAILSIARDITERKKAEEQIASLLHEKEILLKEAHHRIKNNMGVIRSLLSIQSKLKSDKSCPEILQDAANRIQGMMVLYDKLYRSDSFTRLSIKVFLPSLIDDLRTQYSSGKAIETEIDIEDIVLDTKILSSIGIMISEMFTNSMKYAFTEKTDGRISLKAFRKDGTINIVYADDGIGLPAPDDLELVSGFGLELIKLLTKQIDGTIRVDSTGGTRYTLEFTV
- a CDS encoding GGDEF domain-containing protein, translated to MIVISACAVYILLVLLSVLDSVRIVVNEPSNDFNFTGYLLGLFIIGFVLRLDWKLSFAVYTAGIGLFLTLYYFYSPRVLSIPSVLPFIAVNILVLYFSYSREKFYKILHEDKTDLLNQTFRDSLTQSFNRRYMKRAVHQSFAHKIGASVPFCCIFTDIDLFKDINDKYGHDTGDMILIEFSKILQTETRSMDSVIRYGGEEFLILLSNTRLEEARGIADRMRRGIEETSFCENRVNVTASFGVTEADDRDTEESIIQRADSLLYKAKREGRNRVCAG
- the pepF gene encoding oligoendopeptidase F; the encoded protein is MSHTIPKREEINEAYTWDLGGLFPSSRDWEESLEEFTGQIKKIESFKGSLGNSAEHLSRVLETLIQHEELGERLGSYAYLRTSEDGGSDEHQARFARFMRAATESNSAMSYFRPEILALPDTVMEGFLQDPGVAEYSIMLGKMLRFKPHTLGEKEERLLSMQSEANQTASKSFKALTDVDLDFGEIETEEGPKPLTQSTFSAFLMDPDRNLREKAYRQFYGHYQAHKNTLAALYSGSVHLDIYRAKVRNYPSARAAALFPDKVDEEVYDNLIAVIHENLPVLHRYYSLRREKLGIDTLRHWDVYVPLTPKIRVRHSYEEAVDTIIPALAPLGDEYCDTLKQGLLGRWVDRYENKGKRSGAFSAGSYHGEPYILMNYKDDVFRDVFTLAHEGGHSMHSWYSVRNNPFQHYDYTIFEAEVASTFNEQLLGKYLMDRAESEEMKSYLVGKQIDEIVATIFRQTMFAEFEHLVHKMGEEGTPLTLESLRSTYRRLMEEYFGPEMKLEEVSDIEGLRIPHFYRAFYVYKYATGLSAAIALADRVLSGGDREREDYLSFLKSGGSRYPLESLQLAGVDMSSPDPVRNAMKRFEGLVDKLGELQ
- a CDS encoding class I SAM-dependent methyltransferase, with the translated sequence MEWFEDDQFWLRFAPVMFDPQRWAETPGEVASIISMTCTEAGSRVLDSCCGVGRHSLEFARRGYQVTAIDRTRGYIEAARETAAAEELDIEFMLQDVRFFRRPDYYDLALNLFTSFGFFSDQQEELRYIENIRESLKPGGAFVIDVNGKEILSRDFVAAEEYEMDGYTVRGEYTIEDDFSTLNNIWSLKGPKENYNFRFSHRIYSALELKELLLNCGFESVCIKGGFDGRPYDHNAQRLISIARK
- the rdgB gene encoding RdgB/HAM1 family non-canonical purine NTP pyrophosphatase; protein product: MELLLATGNRHKRDEFQAILPEHRIVIPEDLGTSFECEETGASFCENSLIKAAFLHARAEGRPVIADDSGLCVEALDGAPGIRSARYGEDEGTSLSSQEKYELLLRNLQGKTNRNAAFVCSLVFYIDDLRYFIFQETCRGIIAEAPRGSGGFGYDPVFFIPETGRTMAELSEEEKNRISHRGKAGSALRKFLQSYGDDLGVV
- a CDS encoding ACT domain-containing protein, encoding MTIQQISVFLENKSGRLAEVTKTLGDAGVNMRAATIADTADFGILRIVVDNPHKALDALDKKGFTAKVTDVFAIELEDRPGGLAEIMELFHKTGVNIEYLYSSLENKNNKAVVIFKVDDTEHGNKIFREHKLTAIKNF
- a CDS encoding phenylacetate--CoA ligase family protein, whose amino-acid sequence is MVWDRSAEYRDPESLRALQLQRLQELVTRLYIRVPFYRRKFDEAGIRPSDINSLEDISKIPFTTKQELRETYPYGLLAVDESEIVEVHTSSGTTGTPVVGAYTRRDIETWSHAMARTLAMAGAGPGDVIQNAYGYGLFTGGLGVHYGARMLGANVIPISAGNTKRQLMIMRDFGTTLLTCTPSYSLFLAETAAEEGIDFRSLPLKAGCFGAEPWSDNMRREIENKLSLTAHDIYGLTEIIGPGVAAECEVQDGLHINEDFFYPEIINPETGEVLPPGEKGELVFTTLTKEGTPILRYRTRDITYLYRETCSCGRTTIKMHRLLGRTDDMLIIRGVNIFPSQIEEVLIRIEETQPHYQIVVDRGSTHLDEVEIRVEVEESFFSDETKGLERIRSKISEEIRSSLGIGAIIRLVEPKSLERSIGKATRVIDKRQI
- a CDS encoding phenylacetate--CoA ligase family protein is translated as MTAVETVPREELEKLQLARLRETVGHALKTPFYSRRLGGIGISRPEDIESLEDLKKIPYTSKDDLRSAFPYGMLSIPLDDVVRLHASSGTTGTPTVIYHNQHDLDAWTALSARSILCTGAQRRDVFQNMMTYGLFTGGLGLHYGAEAAGLLVIPASSGNTKRQFKLMKDFGTTVVHATPSYMLHLASRMEAEGIRLEDLALKKALVGAEPHSEDIRRKIEELFSIDVYNSYGLSEMNGPGVAFECVFKQGMHVWEDNYIMEIIDRESLDQVEDGEYGELVLTTLCRQATPLLRYRTRDITAVYPDKCPCGRTHRRIQRFTGRTDDMLIINGVNVFPSQIEEVIMAMPEIGTNYQIVVQKMGALDKLIVKTEVGKNIFTDDTRDLKALSSRIAENLKVSISINPTVELHEPGFLPVAEGKAVRVLDQRPRM
- a CDS encoding indolepyruvate oxidoreductase subunit beta, coding for MKYDIILAGVGGQGTLSVAAIIASAALKQGLTVRQSEIHGMSQRGGAVVSHLRLSDGPIDSDLIPLAGGDLLLSMEPLEALRHISYLSPSGSLISAAEGVENIPVYPGMDKIREEILSQPGARIVDARSIARESGSLKAVNIVMIGAASESIPISRENFIAAIDERFRSKGEKVQEANRRAFELSLAEACGAGS